acacacacattacatAATAAACTGTAAATAGATTATAGATAATTATGATAGATGATtgtaaatatgtgtaaaagaaatttgaagTTAGTACAACTGCAAAGTGAAAGacagtatatattaattttttattttctctttttatattttatatttatttataatacaattattattaatgatatatgtcagatttaatatataattatatatcgttaaCATTAATGGATGCATGTTTTGCGATCAAGTTTTTACAACTTTGATCATGAAAATATTGAGATGTGGCATATTTGGTTTCTTAAGacatcaaatatttcatttgtatgtgtattataatttaaaggcCAGAGAAAATCCAGAGCCAGTGTTTGATGTGTCGGAATGTGCCTTGAAGCATGTGCCGTCGGGTATATATTCACTTTGCAAGGTGTTTAGGAAGAAAATCTTACTAATGTACAACAACAAGCTGAGTTCGCTCTCAGGCGGAGGTGCCTTAAGTGACTTGTCGCTGCTGACTGTTTTAGACATTCATGGAAATGAGTTTACCACATTACCCCCTGATATTATGTGTCTCTCTTCTCTCAAGGTGCATTTAtcaaattgaaaaagttttgTTTATTCCTTacatagcaaaaaaaaaaaaatatataagaaaaaacagtATTATGTAGAatccttttaataaatacaattatattattgtatatgataCCAGtgatactaaaatataataaacttttttttaggaaCTCTATTTGCAAGACAACAGTATCCGTAAACTGCCCAATGAGATAATTTACTTGAGTAAATTAACAATTCTGAATGTCTCGGGGAACAACCTGAAACAACTGCCTAATGACATTGGACAGCTGAAACAACTCACCACTCTGAATATCAGCcataataaattactacaAAAGCTGCCCAAATCCCTAGGCTATGCTCAGCaattgacaaatttaaatattgatggTCTGAACCTATTATATCCACATCAAGATATTTTAGATGGTGGCACAATAGTGATCATCGCATTTTTGGCGAACGAGAATGGCATCGACTATTCACCGGAGACTTCGATATCAGAAACTGATATTTCAAGAGATGTAAGCTCAGAAGACATGCAGACAGTACATCACAATAAGAGTAATGATGTTCaggtattataataaagtaataaatataaatattattataataataaaattataaatatttgtataaatgtaataattatgatgTTTCGTTGGCGTCATTGTTATTGGATATAGTGACTCACTAAATTGatcaaaaaaatgtcaaagatataaaaagaaaatatacttattactttaaagaaatatgtatatataatatttacatatctttctataaaaaaatttaagctaTAAACATCtgtttttagatataatatcttctctttctctttcttcttatttcatatataattaaaaaattttacagaagTTGATCAATTTTGTGAGTACTTATCATTAATTCACAGTGTGCTTTTACTGTTTATGCATATTcactgtttcttttttttctctcttttaggCAACATTACAGAAGCTAGACAAAATGAAGGCATGTTGGATGCTTCTTTGAGTTTCGTATGCTTCCCACTTGTTAAtccatctattttattatttttaataaactgacTTTTAGAAGATGCTCAGTACAGTAACAatctaatgaaaaataaataaatcaaataaaagataaaatttgatcaagaaaaatttatatacagcaCAAttctttataacaaaaaaaaatcacaatttaattttttctattttttggaTAAATGCACTGAgcatcttatttatattttatttaaattattaattgcattgctaaatactaattatattctcatttatgttttttacattagcttttttgaatattttgtgcgctatttcttctttctttacaatatatttattttatttttcttatttaatttacttttctcttttgattatatcttaaataagcatttaaaaaaaatctattgttAACTTAAAAATCCACAAAGAGAGATCTTAAATGTGTTagactgataaaaaaaattttactttttcttccttttattttactaaattaggaacctatatatatatatataagaaatcgtatatattattttatcagctcaatacaattacatatcataatattgtaataaaatttattctcaatAGGAACATCGGCAAAATGCCTTGTTGGaagtagaaaaaaacataaaacagCAGCAGGAATATGAAATGGAAGTACAATCTATGCTGAAAGTTCATAGAAAGaaggtaattaaaatattgtagatattataaatctgTTAACCTGCTAACacaatcaaatttttgttaaaagattacattatatacatataatacatgtataataacaatcatattttgtatatctcaatacaataaaatacaatctgaaattctaaaataaaatagaaatctaattaaaagataaatcaatatatataatatatgtttgataaaaaaattacaaaagcaTACAGAGTTATtttgacttttaaaatatactacagaattaataattaaaatttttaattgatgaaATGATATCTGTCATACatgcttttataattattaatgttattaaatgttatctacATAAatgcagatataaaaaaattcaaaacattgaaaactatttttttttcttttcagctTTTGGAAGATCTAGCATTACAACAGATACAACTGGAACAAGAACTTGAGAAAGTACAACAAGAAAGAGACACGAATAGAGCACGTTTGCtttcatacatttataatggTATAATTTTACCCTTcttctttaataaatctttaataaatttcatacaaaatgtataatttattaaatatgaaaaaaagtaaatattaaataaacttatcCTTTTAGCTGAAAAAGAAGCTGATAAcgtaattaaagaatttctaaGAAATAGTGAAGAAGACAGGCAAAGTCAAGCTGAATTAGTGGAGCGAGAGAAACAGGAAGAAATGCAATTGTTAAGCTCTTGTCACTCGGAACAGTCCATGCTACGTATGAAAGATactctatgtaaatattaaatatatagaaatacatagaattaaaatcgtccatatatcatacatatgaTACAGATTTGTTCTTGCAGTTGCAATGGAGAAATTGTTGGAAGAGGAAATGTGCAAGGCGAGAAAACTGGAagaatatactaaatatagaGATTACACAGCGCAATCTCTGCTTACACTGTTAGTATAAAGTGTAAACTTGCTTTTCTTTACGTTTTCGAGAATGAAAAGCAAGCATGAAAAGCAAAATGAAAtcttaattattctttatatttctgttgattttattttcttttaaaatttaattatatgaaagtattatataagaaaaaaattaatgattaaaagtaagaaaaattatttcagagaAGTAAGGAACAACGACCATTTAGCGCAGATAGTGCAAGATCAAGAAAAAAACAGACAAGATCTCGTTGATAAATTGCGACAGGATGAAGTTTTACAGAAAGCGGCAGTCGCTGCATTATTGGAACGCAGTGATGCGCGTTCCTGGAGCATTGTTCAACAAGTGAATCTGGTCCAGTCGCAATTAGCTGCGCTTACAAACATAGAACTAGAAAGGAAGAAGTTTGAGATCAATCAGCAACTTGTGAGTATACTCCTATcagcattaaataaaaatgaaagagaattGAAGAAagtctttaaattttttgaattcataaatacaataaaatatgataattatataataatagatctAAACtagagaatttataaaatttatataaacgagtttttttttttttagaatgagATCGCTGATAGACGTGTGGCTCTAACAGCTATTCTGATTGACTTATTGGAACAgcaaaagaagagaagagaccAACTACTGGAGACAATCAATACAATAGAGCAACAGCGATGcatttctgtatatatgtttttgttttcttttctaaactctcaacaaaaaaagaaaattcttccttatttatttatttttttataaaaatattttgcaaaaaataacttGTATATCGAGCTTGTTGTTTCTATTAGCTCGTTTAATCTCTACAagtccatttttttttactagactaacaaaatattaacagAATTGATAatgaagttttattaaaaaaga
This sequence is a window from Anoplolepis gracilipes chromosome 10, ASM4749672v1, whole genome shotgun sequence. Protein-coding genes within it:
- the LOC140670188 gene encoding E3 ubiquitin-protein ligase LRSAM1 isoform X1, with translation MRARMSKKHGSKANIDYKARLEYKLYLARENPEPVFDVSECALKHVPSGIYSLCKVFRKKILLMYNNKLSSLSGGGALSDLSLLTVLDIHGNEFTTLPPDIMCLSSLKELYLQDNSIRKLPNEIIYLSKLTILNVSGNNLKQLPNDIGQLKQLTTLNISHNKLLQKLPKSLGYAQQLTNLNIDGLNLLYPHQDILDGGTIVIIAFLANENGIDYSPETSISETDISRDVSSEDMQTVHHNKSNDVQATLQKLDKMKEHRQNALLEVEKNIKQQQEYEMEVQSMLKVHRKKLLEDLALQQIQLEQELEKVQQERDTNRARLLSYIYNAEKEADNVIKEFLRNSEEDRQSQAELVEREKQEEMQLLSSCHSEQSMLRMKDTLFAMEKLLEEEMCKARKLEEYTKYRDYTAQSLLTLEVRNNDHLAQIVQDQEKNRQDLVDKLRQDEVLQKAAVAALLERSDARSWSIVQQVNLVQSQLAALTNIELERKKFEINQQLNEIADRRVALTAILIDLLEQQKKRRDQLLETINTIEQQRCISNARRGSLFWLMQYQSLMEARPQGLLEMLEPMLVRHVAIAGALHCLPFLATLPSLLPDISDEQLKDIGISCDTDRAAIMLAVENYLAEIKLNESTSPIMPSAPLEEASTSNQDYNFVQNVNMMECVICLDSQCEVIFLPCGHLCCCSTCADKVSTGCPMCRSIIERKVRIMQP
- the LOC140670188 gene encoding E3 ubiquitin-protein ligase LRSAM1 isoform X2, encoding MRARMSKKHGSKANIDYKARLEYKLYLARENPEPVFDVSECALKHVPSGIYSLCKVFRKKILLMYNNKLSSLSGGGALSDLSLLTVLDIHGNEFTTLPPDIMCLSSLKELYLQDNSIRKLPNEIIYLSKLTILNVSGNNLKQLPNDIGQLKQLTTLNISHNKLLQKLPKSLGYAQQLTNLNIDGLNLLYPHQDILDGGTIVIIAFLANENGIDYSPETSISETDISRDVSSEDMQTVHHNKSNDVQEHRQNALLEVEKNIKQQQEYEMEVQSMLKVHRKKLLEDLALQQIQLEQELEKVQQERDTNRARLLSYIYNAEKEADNVIKEFLRNSEEDRQSQAELVEREKQEEMQLLSSCHSEQSMLRMKDTLFAMEKLLEEEMCKARKLEEYTKYRDYTAQSLLTLEVRNNDHLAQIVQDQEKNRQDLVDKLRQDEVLQKAAVAALLERSDARSWSIVQQVNLVQSQLAALTNIELERKKFEINQQLNEIADRRVALTAILIDLLEQQKKRRDQLLETINTIEQQRCISNARRGSLFWLMQYQSLMEARPQGLLEMLEPMLVRHVAIAGALHCLPFLATLPSLLPDISDEQLKDIGISCDTDRAAIMLAVENYLAEIKLNESTSPIMPSAPLEEASTSNQDYNFVQNVNMMECVICLDSQCEVIFLPCGHLCCCSTCADKVSTGCPMCRSIIERKVRIMQP